In Oncorhynchus mykiss isolate Arlee chromosome 1, USDA_OmykA_1.1, whole genome shotgun sequence, the following proteins share a genomic window:
- the LOC110525344 gene encoding midkine-A, with translation MKMQGVFSMTLVLLVALMVTAEAAHKHGDKKGQKAKEGGKAECAEKRFGKCVPNAGDCGDGFREATCSEHTTKHKCNIPCNWKKAFGADCKYRFTNWGECDTTTGTKSRSGTLKKDLFKLDCEATITVTKPCSSKPKGKGGKGKRTE, from the exons ATGAA AATGCAAGGTGTGTTCTCAATGACACTTGTGCTGCTTGTGGCCTTGATGGTCACAGCAGAAGCAGCACACAAACATGGTGACAAAAAAG GTCAGAAAGCCAAAGAGGGGGGCAAAGCAGAGTGTGCTGAGAAGCGCTTTGGCAAATGTGTGCCCAATGCTGGTGACTGTGGAGATGGGTTCCGTGAGGCCACCTGCAGTGAGCACACCACCAAACACAAGTGCAATATCCCCTGCAACTGGAAGAAGGCCTTTGGTG CTGACTGCAAGTACAGGTTCACCAATTGGGGTGAGTGTGACACGACCACCGGCACCAAGAGCCGGTCAGGAACCCTGAAGAAAGACCTGTTCAAGTTAGACTGCGAGGCCACCATCACGGTGACCAAGCCATGCTCCTCTAAGCCCAAGGGAAAGGGAGGAAAAG gGAAGAGGACAGAGTGA